A single genomic interval of Malania oleifera isolate guangnan ecotype guangnan chromosome 11, ASM2987363v1, whole genome shotgun sequence harbors:
- the LOC131167594 gene encoding uncharacterized protein LOC131167594, which yields MTAMKNRVQQYLPIPDQATYDYRIWNVITEGDYVFKNEEGDDIPIGKLPETDAKLAQLNFKTKNFFYCAVNDEEYNRICGCKMAKEMWEKLQVTYEGTTQVKKSKIYMLVKEYEMFKMEEGEIITAMFTHFTLITNGLKALGKEYSMEDNVQKVLCTLPASWHAKSTTIEEAKDLSKVTLDKLIGSLMTYEIKKKNATTEAEAPK from the exons atgacggcgaTGAAAAACAGAGTCCAGCAATATCTTCCGATTCCCGATCAGGCGA CCTATGACTACCGAATATGGAACGTCATCACCGAAGGAGACTACGTCTTCAAAAATGAGGAAGGTGATGACATACCAATTGGGAAACTTCCCGAGACTGATGCAAAGCTAGCACAACTGAACTTCAAGACCAAGAACTTCTTTTATTGTGCTGTGAACGATGAAGAGTACAACCGAATCTGTGGATGCAAAATGGCTAAGGAGATGTGGGAAAAGCTTcaggtaacttatgaaggaacaacccaGGTAAAGAAATCGAAAATTTATATGttggttaaagaatatgaaatgtttaaaatggaagagggTGAAATAATTACTGCTATGTTTACTCATTTTACACTTATcacaaatggactaaaagctcttggTAAAgaatactctatggaagataatgtgcagaaagtccttTGCACTCTACCTGCATCCTGGCATGCCAAGTCCACAACAATTGAAGAAGCGAAGGACCTATCAAAGGTCACTCTTGACAAGCTGattgggtctctcatgacctatgaaatcaagaagaaaaatgctacCACAGAAGCTGAAGCACCCAAGTAG